A region of the Lycium barbarum isolate Lr01 chromosome 1, ASM1917538v2, whole genome shotgun sequence genome:
ttggagacattcaatgaaagaagagatacgtgcattggaagacaatggtacatggactttggaacatcttcctccgggtaagaaagcacttggtaatcagtgggtgtacaagaccaagtttttgtcaaatggagatgtggaacggctcaaatcgcgcttggttgtgttgggaaatcatcaacaagcggggattgactacaatgaaacttttgctccggtcgccaagatgactactgttcgagccttcctagccattacagcatccaaaaattgggaacttcactaaatggatgttcataatgcctttttacatggtgaccttgatgaggaggtgtatatgaagctccctcccgggtttgaaagtccagatcctacgttggtgtgtcatttgcgcaaatcgctgtatgggttgaaacaggcccctagatgttggtttgcaaaattggtaactgctttgaaagggtacggtttccttcaatcttattctgattattctctttttacatttactagagggaatattcagattaatatcttggtttatgttgatgatcttattatttctgggaatgattccgctgcacttgcaactttcaaagcctatttgagtgattgtttcaaaatgaaagaccttgggtctctcaaatattttttgggtattgaagtagcttgtagttcatcagggttgtttttgtgtcaacataagtatactcttgatattatctctgaagcaggattgttaggtgcaaagccaagtgggttccctgttgagcaaaatcataaacttggccttgcaaatggagatttgttatcggatccggaggtctaccgtagattagtcggacgtttgatttatttgggggtcactcgactggacttggcatattctgttcatattttgtctcaattcatgcaagaaccccggATTAAACATTGGGAAGCGACCTTACAagtggtccgttatttgaaaggcacaccaggacagggtattttgttacgtgccgacagtgagttgactttgcagggatggtgtgattctgattgggcggcttgtccgcttactcgtcgttcgttgacaggttgactagtatttctaggtcaatctcccatctcttggaagacaaagaagcaacacacagtttctagatcttctgcagaagctgaatataggtccatggctgcggtcacttgtgagttgaagtggctgagaggtctgttgttgagtttaggtatacaacatcccaagacgatcaaattgttttgtgatagtcagtccACTTTGCACATCGCAAAAAATCCGATTTTCCATaaacgaacaaagcacattgaggtagattgtcactttgttcgtgatgcaattaatgaaggtttgatttctccgtcacacgtttcaacatcttcacaattggcagacatttttaccaaagctctcggcaaaactcagtttgacttcttgctttccaagttgggcatttttgATTCCCATGCTCTAACTTGAggggggtattgcggtataatatctatatattatttgatattatttggtagcatatttgtagggagataattaccatatattagttagtttccttgtttcactaatttccatatattagttagtttccttgtttcactaggatcttagtttccttgtttcactagggttcaagattgtatcctatatatattctctcttggtgaatgaatggaacaagtcaagattgtatagtttctacaaatTATCATTACATTCCAATATCAATGTAACTATCACTTCACTCCAGACAAAAATTTATCGTCTTCTTTTGATTGTTATCTTTCTCACCATCCTAAATACATTCCCTGCAACTTACCTTTTATGTGTACATGTAACACAAAATCACATGCTCGTGAGTCGAGAGACTGAAAGAGAGAGCGGGTATTTTAGCCTGCTAGTTCTCTGTAATCCTTGCGGATACTCCATAGAATCTCAGCGCACTTTCTCATGGTAGGCCGGTTGTGTCGATGAGGAGCCAAACATTGCAAAGCTAATTCATAAATTTTTTCCATGGCCAAACTATTTGCTGCAGATCTTTCTAGCCTTGGATCCAAAGTTAAAATTGCATCTCCACTGGTGAACTTCTTCATTGCCTGTTTATCAACCAGCCTTTGTCAACACCTCTTTGGTGAACAAATGGTAAAAGACTAAAATATAAGCCTATCAATCAAAGATTGCAAGAGATAGGAACTGTGGAGATTAAGATACAATTATAATATCTTGTAGTGATATTATGAAAATGATTTTAACATATGTATTGTAACAGGGTGAATTCTTTTTACACTAACTATCAATGTTTTTTAACTTGTTATTGCAGATGACCTGTCATATTTTCAAATGAGTAATCCTtcactatttatgaattttttaGGTGACTTGATAGCATAAAATTCTTTTATACTGTCAATGTATAAAAGTTAAACTCTTATGAAAGAACCATACCCATCTTGCAGTAATGCGCTCTTTGATTTCCTTTTTTGGCTCGATAGGCCGCCTTCCAGTGACAAGTtccacaagtaaaacaccaaatGAGTAGACATCACTCTTCTCAGTAAGTTGATAAGTACTAAGGTATTCAGGGTCTAAGTAGCCGGCAGTTCCTTTAACTTGGGTAGAAACATGTGTGGCTCCTGACTCAGCATCAGCTGCTAGCCTTGCAAAACCAAAATCGGCCACCTTAGCTCGAAGGTTTTCAGTGAGGAGAATATTAGAAGACTTGATGTCTCGATGGATAATAGGGTGATCTGCATCCAAATTGACCTTTCTTTTATGATATATTTGAAGAACAGAAAAATTCTAGATAAATAAGTCAAGAATTCACTTGTACCTGTATACATATGCAAATATGTAATTGCATGTCCTACATCTATTCCAATGTCTAGTCTTGACGCGAAATCAAGAACATTTCCAGTAACACCTACATCATTACATAGCATCACTTTGATGGATAAGTATTGAAAGCCACAATTGTGAATGCCACAGCAAAACATCGATGGAAAATGAAAACTCAGAATCAAGATCAAGAACTCACTGTCCAAGTGTTCTCTAAGAGTTCCATTAGGAACATACTCAACCACCAAAATCCTTTCTTCACCATGCTCCAAGTACCCATAAAACTTTACTAAATTCAGATGTTCTATTTTTTCTAAAGTTCGAACCTCACTTTGAAATTCAGCTCCCGAATGTTTATCATGCATAGTCTGCAAATACAAGGCAGTTAagtataaaaataataaaaataaataaataaaaaataaagaggcAGTTAAGTACTCTTCACAAATTTTTAACAAGCTTAATATTAATAGCAAGTGTACCTTTTTGGCACGTTTGATTGCAACAACTGTTCCATCATTAAGGCGACCCTTGTAAACTATCCCAAAACCTCCTTGACCGATTTTAAGGCTTTGGGAAAAGTTCTTTGTGGCTTTGTAGATATCTTCCATGGTGCATTTAAGACTCCCTGCCTCGTTTGTGTGAGGTGAATTATTTTCAGCACTATATATGCCTCGACCTTTACTGCTACTGCTACTACGTCTCTTCTCCCTTCCGCCATTAGATGCAACTGAAAATTTCCAACCAACTAAAATGTGAAGAATCTTTCAGAAGTATTTGGTGAACTTCCTTTATCTAGATAAAGGAAAACAAACTAAGTGGAGTTTCAGCTGTCTTTCAGCTCCCAAAAATTAAAACGAAACTAGCAAATTGCAACTCAAGACTGTAAAGAAATTCTGTCATTAAATTTTCATTATAAGACAGAAATTAACTTCAATGTTTGGCTCTCGCAAATGGCTCTCGCTAATTACAGCCATTTGGGATGTATAGTCTACTTTCACCCAATAAACCTCATAATTATTGGCTAAATTTTACTAGGCTCAACATTTATCTACTAAAATTCAGACACTGAGACATTCATTGCTTTGACTACAATGGATACACACCCCTGAATATATCTTTACAGCCAACATAAACAACTCACGTATAACAGTTGCCAGATACTGTCCATCAAAGTCCAATAGCCTTGAGCATAGACGGACATATTATTTAAGTAAATGCATAACATATACCACTGTGCGCATTCCTTTATGATAAATTTTGAAATAATGTGTGTGCCTACACGGCTACACCTATGATGGAAAAGGTACATCAACTTATGTCTGCAAGTCTTTGTTCCTTAAAGGCTTCACATGATTAATTTTCATTCTATCATAACATCCTTAAACCACAATCCCTCAAGGAATTGACGCAATTTTTCCTCCAATCAAAACTAAGCAGACAATTCTGAACTTAGGTTGGTGTtgcactttaaaaaaaaattcttatacACATTATCAAGAGAGCGTTTCACTTCATCACTTTGCAAGATCGCCTGTTCTGATTTCATTTCGATACTTCTGATACAGAGTTAATATTAACCTTTAAACTGGATCTTAGCAAGTCAAATTTTGTATTCTTTCTATGAGAAACATACAGACTCTGTATATCTAACCAATATGGAATAGAACGTGGAAGTCAAACACATTCTTGTAGATCCATCTGGTTTACTATAGTGCTATCAATTAATGAAAACATGAACCAAATCTGTAAAATGCATTATTTTTCTTTCTATTCAAAGCACATCATCAGCATCCAAATTGTAAAAAACTAATGTTGTATGCTTGTTGGATAGTCAGAGGTTTACCCAAGTTCAAAATGATTCATCACTATGTACATGAAACAtattgaaattttctatgtaaacTGTTTAATGCAAGGGCAAAATAAAGGATGCACACGAGTCTATTACTAACTAGATCTATCTTTGTTCATGGCTGAAACCAAATGCCAAAATGATGAATTACAGGGTTAATCAGCCTCAAAAACACATAGATGCAGAGACTTGCAAGTAAATCCAACATGGATTTGAATTAAATACACCGACAGAGTAGAAGAATTTTGTACTACCGGTGTATTCAACCTGTTGTAGAAAATTAAATGTCTCATTTTCCAGGTTAATATTGCTAATTAGATAGTTACCTATAGTGATCTTTCAGATGACGTAATTGTGTAAACATTATCTTACACGAGTGATATATATTATGCATTTTAACCCGTTGTAGCAGCTTACCTGCCTTAGTTTCCATGTTATTGTGAATCTCGAACAGTGACATGCATGTAATTATCTTCTAGATGAGCTGACTGTATAGAACATATTCTTTTTATGTTGTTTTAGCCTTTTAGACTGGTGAAGCTAGAAGCTTGGATACTAGTTCGACCGAGCGAAGTAATTTTTGCTCAAACAATGTATTTGGGttcattaaatatatataaatattaagtTTAGAACCCAGTTATTAACACTTGAAGTCATCATTCTAGAATTCAGAACCCATAAAGTTGAAATCCTAACTCCGCCGGTAGTTGTAATATATGAAAAAtctactccctctatcccaatttatgtgacacgttTCATTTATCGCGAGTCAACTGACTACTTTTCAGAGCTAAAATGGATTAAATCAACTCAATATTGTAAAATTTAAATATTCAAAAATTATACAAAAAGCACTATAAGATGCAATTCTAATCATGTCAATATGATGAAAAACACATTTTACATAATTGGCCAAAGTTCACATAGTTTGAATCTCGAAACGCAAAAAGTGagacataaattgggacagagggagtgtaACTCATGGAAGATAATTTTCAAAATACATGAAGGAGCTTTAAATGAATCGAAATAACCAAAATTAGTACTCGAAGATTTAGACTCAGGCGGAGTGAAACAGGACACAAAAAGCTTCTGCGACAGTTTTGGCGGCGATTCTGACAGTTACATGTTATAGCCAAGTTACAGGTCTCATTTTCCAGGTTATTATTGCTAATTAGACAACTACCTGTGGTTATCTTTCAGATGCCGAAATAGTTAAAAATTATCTTACCCTAGCAATAGTATATTATGCATTTTAATCTGTTGTAGCTAGTTGCCGGTcttatttttatgattattattctaAAACATTGAACAGTTACATGTTAACTGAGAACATACCTGAAGGAGCTTTAAATGAATCAGAATCACCAAAATTAGTACTCAAAGGTTTCGACTCTTATACTAGTGATGTAGATTATGCATTTTAAACCGTTGTAGCAAGTTGCCAGTCTTATTTTCATGATTATTCTGAACATTGAACAGTTAGTACATGTTAATTTCCAACATCCTGAAGGAGCTTTAAACGAATCAGAATCACCAAAATTGGTACTCAGAAGGTTTCGACTCTCACACTAGTGATGTACATCCATTTTAACCTGTTGTAGCTGG
Encoded here:
- the LOC132632799 gene encoding calmodulin-binding receptor-like cytoplasmic kinase 2 isoform X2: MKSPNTQYSGRRRSNSGTGSISSTSTDHMTRSPTSSTYSSTTTITSHKSSRNPVKFVADAFVSCFTPPESKSSSTNFDDSDSFKAPSVASNGGREKRRSSSSSKGRGIYSAENNSPHTNEAGSLKCTMEDIYKATKNFSQSLKIGQGGFGIVYKGRLNDGTVVAIKRAKKTMHDKHSGAEFQSEVRTLEKIEHLNLVKFYGYLEHGEERILVVEYVPNGTLREHLDSVTGNVLDFASRLDIGIDVGHAITYLHMYTDHPIIHRDIKSSNILLTENLRAKVADFGFARLAADAESGATHVSTQVKGTAGYLDPEYLSTYQLTEKSDVYSFGVLLVELVTGRRPIEPKKEIKERITARWAMKKFTSGDAILTLDPRLERSAANSLAMEKIYELALQCLAPHRHNRPTMRKCAEILWSIRKDYRELAG
- the LOC132632799 gene encoding calmodulin-binding receptor-like cytoplasmic kinase 2 isoform X1, with product MKSPNTQYSGRRRSNSGTGSISSTSTDHMTRSPTSSTYSSTTTITSHKSSRNPVKFVADAFVSCFTPPESKSSSTNFDDSDSFKAPSVASNGGREKRRSSSSSKGRGIYSAENNSPHTNEAGSLKCTMEDIYKATKNFSQSLKIGQGGFGIVYKGRLNDGTVVAIKRAKKTMHDKHSGAEFQSEVRTLEKIEHLNLVKFYGYLEHGEERILVVEYVPNGTLREHLDSEFLILILSFHFPSMFCCGIHNCGFQYLSIKVMLCNDVGVTGNVLDFASRLDIGIDVGHAITYLHMYTDHPIIHRDIKSSNILLTENLRAKVADFGFARLAADAESGATHVSTQVKGTAGYLDPEYLSTYQLTEKSDVYSFGVLLVELVTGRRPIEPKKEIKERITARWAMKKFTSGDAILTLDPRLERSAANSLAMEKIYELALQCLAPHRHNRPTMRKCAEILWSIRKDYRELAG